In one Winogradskyella sp. MH6 genomic region, the following are encoded:
- a CDS encoding alpha/beta hydrolase: protein MKYYLLVLSFLWASLSFSQEPRFKIEELTITKWIDGTLLTPIDVDKPSLAIIIAGSGPTDRNGNQNFLKNNSLKKLAESISNKGISSFRYDKRIVKQIRKGNVDKDLMFDDFVSDAEDVIKYFKEKKAYSKIYVIGHSQGSLVGMLAAKENVDGFISLAGAGQNIGDVIVDQVTNMAPKLGEEAQKVVDKLKKGETTTEYPQALASVFSIDIQPFMINWMQYNPTEIISELKIPVLIVNGTKDLQVSEEEAQLLKDANEGAELKIIENMNHVFFEIKGDDLENSKSYNEAFRPISTELVDAIVAFINA, encoded by the coding sequence ATGAAATATTATTTATTAGTCCTTAGCTTTTTATGGGCTTCGTTATCTTTTAGTCAAGAACCTAGATTTAAAATAGAAGAACTAACTATAACAAAATGGATTGATGGTACTTTATTAACTCCAATAGACGTGGATAAACCTAGTTTAGCAATAATTATTGCTGGCTCTGGTCCTACAGACCGTAATGGAAACCAAAATTTTCTTAAAAATAATTCTTTAAAGAAACTCGCCGAAAGCATATCTAATAAAGGTATTTCAAGCTTTAGATACGACAAACGCATAGTAAAACAAATAAGAAAAGGCAATGTAGATAAGGACTTAATGTTCGATGATTTTGTAAGTGATGCCGAAGATGTTATCAAGTACTTTAAAGAGAAAAAAGCCTACTCAAAAATATATGTTATAGGCCATAGCCAAGGAAGTTTGGTTGGTATGCTTGCAGCAAAAGAAAATGTAGATGGCTTTATTTCATTGGCTGGTGCAGGTCAAAACATTGGGGATGTTATTGTAGATCAGGTTACCAACATGGCTCCTAAACTTGGTGAAGAAGCCCAAAAAGTTGTGGACAAACTAAAAAAAGGAGAAACCACCACAGAGTATCCACAAGCACTAGCTTCGGTTTTTAGTATAGACATTCAACCATTTATGATTAACTGGATGCAGTACAACCCTACCGAAATTATTAGCGAATTAAAAATTCCGGTACTAATCGTCAATGGCACAAAAGATCTTCAAGTATCAGAGGAAGAAGCACAATTATTAAAAGATGCTAATGAAGGTGCCGAATTAAAAATTATTGAAAACATGAATCATGTCTTCTTCGAAATTAAAGGAGACGATTTAGAAAATTCTAAATCTTACAATGAAGCTTTTAGACCAATTTCTACAGAACTTGTTGATGCTATTGTTGCTTTTATAAACGCTTAA
- a CDS encoding carboxypeptidase-like regulatory domain-containing protein: MSSKLYITVFSIVLGWHLGFSQIKVLDSISKSPVSYATISFGNGQGIFADDDGVFYFTKKLYPDVDSLHISAIGFKNLNIAAENLPNQLLLQPQADALDEVVLSTNLNRKFKEETLKPYLDDDYYNCWLPTIESEIAVYFSKFSEQDQKLTSVTFPIALESKDWNKRKRANSDKKKFSTLFKVQFYANDNGKPGKVLTYETIVFRATEKNGDAYELSVEDYDIYIPKNGFFVSIQVMGYTNKEGKLLPNKKYKEIKTKNGVVKIPTNFRPLLPFTDEIESKNTYIKRIFISGNNWVKFDKGNGFKSSLLDKNLFNYGIGITYKTFKDE, encoded by the coding sequence ATGAGTTCCAAATTATATATAACTGTATTTTCTATCGTTTTAGGATGGCATTTAGGCTTTTCTCAAATCAAAGTTTTAGATAGCATTTCAAAATCACCTGTAAGTTATGCCACCATATCGTTTGGTAATGGCCAAGGTATTTTTGCAGATGATGATGGTGTGTTTTATTTTACAAAAAAACTATATCCAGATGTAGACTCGCTACATATTTCGGCCATTGGTTTTAAAAACCTCAACATTGCTGCAGAAAATTTACCCAACCAATTATTATTACAGCCTCAAGCAGATGCTTTAGATGAAGTGGTTCTTAGCACTAATCTCAATCGAAAATTTAAAGAAGAAACTTTAAAACCATATCTCGATGATGATTATTACAACTGCTGGTTACCTACTATAGAGTCTGAGATTGCTGTATATTTCTCTAAATTTTCAGAACAAGATCAAAAGCTAACCAGTGTTACGTTTCCTATCGCATTAGAATCTAAAGATTGGAACAAACGAAAACGAGCCAATAGCGATAAAAAGAAGTTTTCAACTTTATTTAAGGTACAATTTTATGCCAATGACAATGGTAAACCTGGTAAGGTACTTACGTATGAAACCATTGTTTTTAGAGCTACAGAAAAAAATGGAGATGCCTATGAACTGAGTGTTGAAGACTACGATATTTACATTCCTAAAAATGGATTTTTTGTATCTATTCAAGTAATGGGCTACACCAATAAGGAAGGTAAGCTTCTACCTAACAAAAAATATAAGGAAATAAAAACTAAAAACGGTGTTGTAAAAATTCCAACTAATTTTAGACCACTTTTACCATTTACTGATGAAATTGAGAGTAAAAACACCTACATAAAACGCATATTTATAAGTGGTAACAATTGGGTAAAGTTTGATAAAGGCAATGGTTTTAAATCTAGCTTACTCGACAAAAATCTTTTTAATTACGGCATTGGCATAACCTATAAAACATTTAAAGATGAATAA
- a CDS encoding SPFH domain-containing protein, whose amino-acid sequence MKEEKIIVPANGYFMLFLFLLVFFGSIATMITLKTPWPIITIVLSLVMAFGFVMVQPNGSRVLLLFGKYVGTIKKNGFYWVNPFYTKKKISLRASNFDSERLKVNDKLGNPVMISTILVWRVQDTYKAAFDVDNYENFVRVQTDAAVRKLASMYPYDNFADEGHDEDITLRSSVNEVSEALEKEIDERLSIAGIEVLEARIGYLAYAQEIANAMLKRQQATAIVAARHKIVQGAVSMVEMAIEELNKNEIVELDEERKAAMVSNLMVVLCGDKEAAPVVNTGTLSH is encoded by the coding sequence ATGAAAGAAGAAAAAATCATCGTCCCTGCAAATGGCTACTTTATGCTATTTCTGTTTTTATTAGTATTTTTTGGAAGCATAGCTACTATGATTACTTTAAAAACACCTTGGCCAATTATTACTATTGTATTATCGTTGGTTATGGCATTTGGTTTTGTCATGGTACAGCCAAATGGATCTAGAGTATTACTATTATTTGGTAAGTACGTTGGTACTATTAAAAAGAATGGTTTCTATTGGGTAAACCCTTTTTATACCAAAAAGAAAATCTCTCTAAGAGCAAGCAACTTTGATAGTGAACGTCTTAAAGTAAATGACAAACTTGGAAATCCTGTAATGATTAGTACTATTCTGGTATGGCGCGTACAAGACACTTACAAAGCGGCTTTTGATGTAGACAACTACGAAAACTTTGTGCGAGTACAAACGGATGCTGCAGTACGTAAGTTAGCAAGTATGTACCCTTACGATAACTTTGCCGACGAAGGACATGATGAAGACATTACCCTTCGCTCTAGTGTAAACGAAGTTAGTGAAGCCTTAGAAAAAGAAATTGATGAGCGCTTATCTATTGCCGGAATTGAAGTTTTAGAAGCACGAATTGGCTACCTGGCTTATGCGCAAGAAATTGCAAATGCCATGCTAAAGCGTCAGCAAGCAACCGCAATTGTGGCTGCCAGACATAAGATTGTACAAGGTGCTGTAAGTATGGTAGAAATGGCAATTGAAGAACTAAACAAAAATGAAATTGTTGAGCTAGATGAAGAACGTAAAGCTGCAATGGTAAGTAATCTTATGGTCGTACTTTGTGGAGACAAAGAGGCTGCTCCTGTAGTTAATACCGGAACTTTAAGTCATTAA
- a CDS encoding 6-pyruvoyl trahydropterin synthase family protein, which yields MKVTVHRKAHFNAAHRLYRKDWSFEKNDAVFGLCNNPNFHGHNYELIASVTGEIDTETGYVIDVKFLKDIIKSEVEDAFDHKNLNVEVPEFQDLNPTAENIAVVIYNKVKAKLDPKFHLEITLYETPRNFVTYSGE from the coding sequence ATGAAAGTAACAGTACACAGAAAAGCACATTTTAATGCCGCTCACAGACTTTATAGAAAAGATTGGAGTTTTGAGAAAAACGATGCTGTTTTTGGTCTGTGTAACAATCCTAACTTTCATGGTCATAATTACGAGCTTATAGCGAGTGTAACAGGCGAAATAGATACTGAAACAGGTTATGTTATAGATGTAAAGTTTTTAAAAGACATCATTAAATCTGAAGTAGAAGATGCTTTTGATCATAAGAATCTTAATGTTGAAGTACCAGAATTTCAAGACTTAAATCCAACTGCCGAAAATATTGCTGTAGTTATTTATAATAAAGTAAAAGCCAAATTAGACCCTAAATTTCACTTAGAAATTACACTGTACGAAACACCACGTAATTTCGTAACCTATTCAGGAGAATAA
- a CDS encoding DUF819 family protein, whose translation MEKATANQWVLFKNDAIVFGLLLIALGFVFFTESKKTGFWHKFYRIVPALLMCYLIPAIFNSLGLISDKLSETYFIASRYLLPASLVLLTLSIDLKAIFNLGWKALVMFFTGTAGIVIGGPIAILLISTFSPETVGGVGFDATWRGLATLAGSWIGGGANQAAMLEIYEFNQELYGGMVLVDIVVANLWMAVILLGIGKRKKIDNWLKADNTAIDELQNKVQAFSDKITRVPTTTDLIIILAIAFGAVGIAHFGADHISVFLKDNFKAVSDPKSALSSFGSGFFWLISIATLIGVLLSFTKAKNYEGAGASKVGSVFIYILVATIGMKMDLGKILENPGLILIGLVWMAIHAGLLILVAKLIKAPYFFLAVGSQANVGGAASAPVVAAAFHPSLATVGALLAVFGYVVGTYGAILCAELMKIAAGG comes from the coding sequence ATTGAGAAAGCAACTGCTAATCAATGGGTACTATTTAAAAACGACGCAATAGTCTTTGGGTTACTATTGATAGCATTAGGTTTTGTGTTTTTTACCGAATCTAAAAAAACAGGGTTTTGGCATAAGTTTTATCGTATTGTTCCTGCATTACTAATGTGCTATCTTATTCCTGCTATATTTAACTCTTTAGGTTTAATTTCAGACAAATTATCCGAGACTTATTTTATAGCTAGTAGATATTTATTACCTGCCTCATTGGTGTTACTTACATTAAGTATTGATTTAAAAGCCATTTTTAATCTAGGATGGAAAGCACTCGTAATGTTTTTCACAGGAACTGCAGGTATTGTTATTGGCGGACCTATTGCTATATTACTAATATCAACCTTCTCACCAGAAACTGTTGGAGGCGTTGGATTTGATGCCACTTGGAGAGGATTAGCTACATTAGCCGGAAGCTGGATTGGTGGTGGCGCAAACCAAGCTGCAATGTTAGAAATATACGAGTTTAATCAAGAGCTTTATGGAGGAATGGTACTCGTAGATATAGTTGTGGCAAACCTATGGATGGCTGTGATATTATTAGGCATTGGTAAACGTAAAAAGATTGATAATTGGCTAAAAGCTGATAATACAGCCATAGACGAGTTACAAAATAAAGTACAAGCATTCAGTGATAAAATTACTCGTGTACCCACAACTACAGATTTAATTATCATTTTAGCCATAGCTTTTGGTGCTGTTGGTATTGCGCACTTTGGAGCAGATCATATTTCTGTATTTCTTAAAGATAATTTCAAAGCTGTTAGTGATCCAAAAAGTGCTTTATCATCATTTGGAAGTGGATTCTTTTGGTTAATTTCTATAGCTACATTAATTGGTGTTCTTTTATCTTTTACAAAAGCAAAAAATTATGAAGGTGCTGGTGCGAGTAAGGTTGGCAGTGTTTTTATATACATTCTTGTAGCTACTATTGGTATGAAAATGGATTTAGGTAAAATACTGGAAAATCCTGGCTTAATATTAATAGGTTTGGTTTGGATGGCTATTCATGCCGGACTTTTAATTTTAGTAGCAAAACTAATAAAAGCGCCATACTTCTTTTTAGCTGTCGGAAGCCAAGCAAATGTAGGTGGAGCTGCTTCTGCTCCGGTTGTTGCCGCAGCATTTCACCCTTCACTAGCAACTGTTGGTGCTTTATTAGCTGTATTTGGATATGTTGTGGGAACTTATGGTGCTATTCTCTGTGCTGAACTTATGAAAATTGCAGCTGGTGGCTAG
- a CDS encoding M15 family metallopeptidase, with product MKNKILISIIALGLLCFGFYQKQNLPEGFVYVKSVIPDLDVELRYFTTHNFVGDTIDGYKSNHLILTRAAAEKLKLVQDELQEQNLCLLVHDGYRPQRAVNHFVRWARVLNDTVNKSVFYPNVKKRNLFKAGYIASKSGHSRGSTVDLTVIDGNTGKPLDMGSPFDFFGKQSWVDYDSITESQKKNRQLLQRVMLKHNFRNYPKEWWHFTLRWEPFPKTYFDFEVD from the coding sequence ATGAAAAATAAAATTCTCATATCAATAATTGCTTTGGGTCTTTTGTGCTTTGGTTTTTACCAGAAACAAAATTTGCCAGAAGGATTTGTGTACGTTAAGTCTGTAATACCAGATTTAGATGTAGAACTTAGGTATTTTACAACTCATAATTTTGTTGGTGATACGATTGATGGTTATAAGTCTAACCATTTAATCTTAACCAGAGCTGCTGCTGAAAAGCTAAAGTTAGTACAAGATGAGTTGCAAGAACAGAATTTGTGCTTATTAGTTCATGATGGTTACAGACCGCAGCGTGCTGTTAATCATTTTGTGCGTTGGGCAAGAGTATTAAATGACACAGTGAATAAATCTGTTTTTTATCCCAATGTAAAAAAGCGGAATTTATTTAAAGCTGGTTACATAGCTTCTAAATCTGGCCATAGCAGAGGAAGCACAGTTGATCTTACGGTTATAGATGGCAATACTGGTAAACCACTGGATATGGGTAGTCCATTTGATTTTTTTGGTAAACAGTCTTGGGTAGATTATGATAGTATAACTGAAAGCCAAAAAAAGAATCGTCAATTGCTGCAACGTGTAATGCTAAAACATAATTTTAGAAATTACCCAAAAGAGTGGTGGCATTTTACATTGCGTTGGGAACCTTTTCCAAAAACTTATTTTGATTTTGAGGTGGATTAG
- a CDS encoding DUF4177 domain-containing protein has product MKEYKVIKPKLGWKNHTDRLEEILNKYAKEGWRLAEITPNQHMISFIVFERDKNR; this is encoded by the coding sequence ATGAAAGAATATAAAGTTATAAAACCAAAACTTGGTTGGAAAAACCATACGGATCGTTTAGAAGAAATTCTAAACAAGTATGCAAAAGAAGGTTGGCGATTGGCAGAGATCACACCAAACCAACATATGATATCGTTTATAGTTTTTGAACGTGACAAGAATAGATAA
- the idi gene encoding isopentenyl-diphosphate Delta-isomerase, protein MIEEQVILVDENDNQIGLMPKIEAHEKALLHRAFSVFVFNDNNELMLQQRALHKYHSPGLWTNTCCSHQREGESNLEAGKRRLQEEMGFVTELEETTSFIYKAPFDNGLTEHEYDHIMIGYYNDEPNINEDEVAAWKWMNLEDVKVDMSLHPEKYTAWFKIIFDKFYEFINVKKS, encoded by the coding sequence ATGATAGAAGAACAAGTCATCCTTGTAGATGAAAACGATAATCAAATTGGCTTAATGCCAAAAATAGAAGCACATGAAAAAGCATTACTTCATAGAGCTTTTTCAGTATTTGTTTTTAATGATAATAACGAATTAATGCTTCAGCAACGCGCATTACATAAGTACCATTCACCAGGTTTATGGACCAACACTTGCTGTAGTCATCAACGAGAAGGAGAATCTAATTTAGAAGCAGGAAAAAGACGATTACAAGAGGAAATGGGCTTTGTAACAGAATTGGAAGAAACAACTTCATTTATATACAAAGCACCTTTTGATAATGGATTAACAGAGCACGAGTATGATCATATTATGATTGGATATTATAATGACGAGCCAAATATTAACGAAGATGAAGTTGCAGCTTGGAAATGGATGAATTTAGAAGACGTTAAGGTTGATATGTCACTACACCCTGAGAAATATACGGCTTGGTTTAAAATTATTTTCGATAAGTTTTATGAATTTATAAACGTAAAAAAATCATGA
- a CDS encoding DUF4369 domain-containing protein, producing the protein MTNLYKTLSLFALLLLIVSCGSDNDTNFTLKGTIKGLKKGVVYLQKEGDSTIVNLDSMSISGQPEFTLKTNLEEPILLYLKLFKNDGEEHYIPFFADKGITEIKTTLNNFNYDAVIKGSKQQDLLNEYTKVMSKFNDQNLDLIEANLLAQRDQDSIASDSLSRASQTLFKRKYLYTIQFALNNKDNIIAPYLALYEIPSANPVYVDSVYNNLTENIKNSFYGKKLGEVISNRNSND; encoded by the coding sequence ATGACTAATTTATATAAAACGTTAAGCCTTTTTGCATTACTATTACTTATTGTTTCTTGTGGAAGTGATAATGACACTAACTTTACTTTAAAAGGAACTATTAAAGGATTAAAAAAAGGTGTTGTTTATCTCCAAAAAGAAGGTGACTCAACCATTGTAAACCTTGATTCTATGTCTATTTCGGGCCAACCAGAATTTACATTGAAAACAAATTTAGAAGAGCCTATACTACTTTATCTTAAATTGTTTAAGAATGATGGAGAAGAGCATTACATTCCGTTCTTTGCAGATAAAGGTATAACCGAAATAAAAACCACATTAAATAATTTTAATTATGATGCGGTAATTAAAGGCTCTAAGCAACAAGATTTATTGAATGAATATACCAAAGTAATGTCTAAATTCAATGATCAGAATTTAGATCTTATAGAGGCTAATTTGTTAGCGCAAAGAGATCAAGACAGCATAGCTTCTGATTCATTGAGCAGAGCTTCTCAAACCTTGTTTAAGCGCAAGTATTTATATACTATTCAGTTTGCTTTAAATAATAAGGATAATATTATAGCACCATATTTAGCTTTGTATGAAATCCCGTCTGCAAACCCAGTTTATGTAGATTCTGTCTATAATAATTTAACTGAAAATATTAAAAATTCTTTTTACGGTAAAAAGCTTGGCGAAGTTATATCCAATAGAAATTCAAACGACTAA
- a CDS encoding Arc family DNA binding domain-containing protein produces the protein MSKKKAFALRINEDMLKAIEKWAADEFRSTNGQIEWMLMQHLKEHNRQPKKKDKPDEEK, from the coding sequence ATGTCTAAGAAAAAAGCCTTTGCATTACGAATAAATGAAGATATGCTAAAAGCCATTGAAAAATGGGCAGCAGATGAGTTTCGTAGTACCAACGGACAAATAGAATGGATGCTAATGCAGCATCTAAAAGAACATAACAGACAACCCAAAAAGAAAGATAAACCAGATGAAGAAAAGTGA
- a CDS encoding alpha-ketoglutarate-dependent dioxygenase AlkB family protein, giving the protein MDLFSAEKQHFILPNAELIYVPNFFNYPESDNYFKIIKDQTNWQQDDITVFGKTYKQPRLTALYGDTKQTYSYSNITMHPEAFTSNLLDIKSKVEKFSDEKFNTLLINLYRDGNDSNGWHADNEKELGKNPVIASVSFGEVRPFHFKHRRLKNERHKLNLEHGSLLLMKGEMQHYWLHQIAKTKKKVEPRINLTFRRLVNV; this is encoded by the coding sequence ATGGACTTGTTTTCTGCAGAGAAACAACATTTTATTTTACCTAATGCTGAACTCATCTATGTGCCTAATTTTTTCAATTATCCTGAATCTGATAACTATTTTAAAATTATAAAAGACCAAACCAACTGGCAACAAGATGATATTACAGTGTTTGGTAAAACATACAAGCAGCCAAGATTAACTGCTTTATACGGTGATACAAAACAAACTTACAGTTACTCTAACATAACAATGCATCCTGAAGCTTTTACTTCAAACCTTTTGGATATTAAATCTAAAGTTGAAAAATTCTCAGATGAAAAATTCAACACACTGTTAATTAATCTCTACAGAGATGGCAATGACAGCAATGGTTGGCATGCAGATAATGAAAAAGAACTAGGAAAAAATCCAGTGATTGCCTCAGTAAGTTTTGGAGAGGTACGACCCTTTCACTTTAAACACCGAAGATTAAAAAACGAGCGACACAAACTTAATCTAGAGCACGGAAGTTTACTCCTAATGAAAGGCGAAATGCAGCATTATTGGCTACATCAAATTGCTAAGACAAAAAAGAAAGTTGAGCCAAGAATAAACTTAACTTTTAGAAGACTTGTAAATGTATAA
- a CDS encoding DoxX family protein, translating into MNNPIGLYIMAGMYILAGLMHFVKPKMYMRIMPRYLPNHKFLVLLSGVTEIVLGSALLFSETKAFAIYGIIAMLVIFLLVHFYMLSGEKASAGIPKWILILRIPFQFFLMYWAWVYLR; encoded by the coding sequence ATGAATAACCCTATTGGACTATACATTATGGCTGGCATGTATATTTTGGCAGGCCTTATGCACTTTGTTAAACCCAAAATGTATATGCGTATTATGCCAAGGTATTTACCAAATCACAAATTTCTTGTGCTACTTAGTGGTGTTACCGAAATTGTTTTGGGATCAGCTTTGTTATTCTCAGAAACCAAAGCCTTTGCCATTTATGGTATTATAGCAATGCTAGTTATTTTTCTCCTAGTGCATTTTTACATGCTGTCTGGTGAAAAAGCTTCTGCCGGCATCCCAAAATGGATATTAATTTTAAGAATTCCGTTTCAATTTTTCTTGATGTATTGGGCTTGGGTTTATTTGAGATAA
- a CDS encoding type I phosphomannose isomerase catalytic subunit, which yields MKKLYPLKFKPILKDKIWGGTKLTEQFNKPSNSNQLGESWEISTVPGDVSEVVNGEFKSQNLQDLLELYKGDLIGDKNYERFGNNFPLLIKFIDAKQDLSIQLHPDDNLAKARHNSFGKTEMWYVMQADENANLIVGFNQEIDGKTYLRHLEEKTLTEILNFDKVKAGDTYFIEAGRVHAIGAGVLLAEIQQTSDVTYRVYDWDRVDEEGNERELHNDIAIDAFKFDLKDDFRVDYSKEKNASNKMVNCPFFTTNFIELDSSIEKENIHDSFLIYMCVDGEVEVATEDTKEIISKGETVLLPATVKDFKLKSKNAKLLEVYV from the coding sequence ATGAAGAAGCTTTATCCTTTAAAATTTAAACCCATATTAAAAGATAAAATATGGGGAGGTACCAAACTCACAGAACAGTTTAATAAACCATCTAATTCGAATCAATTAGGAGAAAGTTGGGAAATTAGTACTGTGCCAGGAGATGTTTCTGAAGTTGTAAATGGCGAGTTTAAATCTCAAAATCTTCAGGATTTACTAGAATTATACAAAGGCGATTTAATAGGAGATAAGAATTACGAGAGATTTGGAAACAACTTTCCTTTACTCATTAAGTTTATTGATGCCAAACAAGATTTAAGCATTCAATTACATCCAGATGATAATCTTGCAAAGGCGCGTCATAATTCTTTTGGTAAAACCGAAATGTGGTATGTTATGCAAGCTGATGAGAATGCGAACCTCATTGTAGGATTTAACCAAGAGATAGATGGTAAAACCTACTTAAGGCATCTTGAAGAAAAAACGCTAACCGAAATTTTAAATTTTGATAAAGTAAAAGCAGGCGACACTTATTTTATAGAAGCTGGTCGTGTACATGCTATTGGAGCAGGTGTCTTGTTAGCAGAAATACAACAGACAAGTGATGTGACTTATCGTGTTTATGACTGGGATCGTGTAGATGAAGAAGGTAACGAGCGCGAATTACATAATGATATAGCAATAGATGCTTTTAAATTTGACTTAAAAGACGATTTTAGGGTTGATTACAGTAAAGAAAAGAACGCGTCAAACAAAATGGTAAACTGTCCTTTTTTTACAACAAACTTTATCGAGTTAGATTCTAGTATTGAAAAAGAAAATATCCACGACTCATTTCTAATATACATGTGTGTAGATGGAGAAGTGGAAGTTGCTACTGAAGATACAAAAGAAATAATTTCAAAAGGAGAAACAGTTCTTTTACCAGCTACAGTAAAAGATTTTAAATTAAAGTCTAAAAACGCAAAACTGCTCGAAGTTTACGTTTAA